One window of Myxococcus virescens genomic DNA carries:
- a CDS encoding transposase — MDTKALEVEVIPPARPGRRRRFNAEEKQRFLAEAEMAGQSISSVARRYGLSASMLFHWRRLAEEGSMSSLGADEAVVPESEVKRLQAQVRELERL, encoded by the coding sequence ATGGACACGAAGGCACTCGAAGTAGAAGTCATCCCACCGGCTCGCCCTGGTCGCCGACGACGCTTCAACGCCGAGGAGAAGCAACGGTTCCTGGCAGAAGCGGAGATGGCCGGGCAGAGCATCTCCTCGGTGGCCCGTCGCTATGGACTGTCGGCGAGCATGTTGTTCCACTGGAGGCGACTGGCGGAGGAGGGCTCGATGTCCAGCCTAGGCGCAGACGAGGCGGTAGTCCCAGAGTCCGAAGTGAAGCGGCTGCAGGCCCAGGTGAGGGAGCTGGAGCGGCTG